In the Bacillus solimangrovi genome, AAGTCCGGGGAAAATGACTATCGAATAACTGCGTTGGCTTACTTTTCCGCTCCTCATGTACCCTACAAACGTACACAACGGTATCAGGAACTTCGCTGCCTTGTTCTTCTCCGTCCTTTTTGTCCTCCTTTTTGAACACGCTCTATTAGTTCGTTATCTTTTCATCACATAATAATTTCACTAACGTACTTGGATAAAGTTCATGCTCTACTCGTTGAATCTTCTGTTGCAACGTTTCATATGTGTCATGTTCTTCAATTTGCACAGGAGCTTGAGCAATGATTGGACCCGTATCCATGCCTTCATCGACATAATGAATCGTGACACCGCTCACTCGTACTTTCTTCTCAAACGCTTGTCCAATGGCATCCTTACCTGGGAAAGCTGGCAAAAGAGATGGATGGATGTTTATAATTCTGCCTTCAAACGAACTTAACAACGTTGTCCCTATTAGCCTCATATAACCAGCAAGTACGATAAAATCTACTCCATAACGTTGTAATTCTTGCAAAATAGATTTCTCAAATGCTTGCTTACTCTCAAAATCCTTAGGCACAAATGAGAAAACAGGGATATTGTTTTTTTGTGCACGTTCAATTGCTTTAGCCTCAGGCTTATCACAAACGAGTAACACGATCTCGTAAGCATCAAAATTCGCCTGTTGATCAATGATTGCTTGAAAGTTTGTACCACTTCCAGAAGCAAAGACAGCTATTCGCTTCATGATAGCTTTCCTCCGCCAAACAATACACCGTTACCTTTTGTTACACGACCAATAATCGAGGCTTTTTCATTAGTAGACTCCAGGCTGCGAATAACCGGAATAGCATCTGCTTCGTCAACAGCAAGTACCATTCCAATTCCCATATTAAAGACTGAGAATAATTCACGACGCGATAAGTTTCCAGTTTCTTCAATCAGTGAGAAGATCGATGGAATATGCCAAGATCCGTAATCAATCTCTGCCGCACAACCTTGTGGAAGCATGCGTGGAATGTTTTCAATGAAACCACCACCAGTAATATGTGCCATTCCTTTAATCGTAAATGAATTCATCACTTCTAAGATTGATTTCACATAAATGCGAGTTGGCTCTAAAAGCTCTTCACCAAGCGTTCTACCTAGCTGATCATGATATGCATGCAAATCAAGTTTGCCATCCTCTAAAAGAACCTGTCTAACCAATGAATAACCATTACTGTGAATGCCACTTGAAGCGAGTCCAATCAACACATCACCTTGTTTAATTTGTGAACCTGTTACTATCTTTGATTTCTCAACTGCACCGACAGAAAATCCCGCGATATCATATTCATCACTGTCATACATACCTGGCATTTCCGCTGTCTCTCCACCAATAAGAGCACAGCCAGCTTGTTGACACCCTTCAGCAACACCTTTAACGATCTGCTCAATCTTTTCTGGTTCTGCCTTTCCACACGCTAAATAGTCAAGAAAGTATAATGGTTCAGCTCCTTGCACAACGATATCATTCACACACATTGCAACTGCATCGATGCCAATCGTATCGTGCTTATCCATTTGGAACGCAAGCATTAACTTCGTTCCAACCCCATCCGTACCAGATACAAGGACAGGCTCTTTCATATTTAATTGAGACAGGTCAAACATACCTCCGAATCCACCTAGTGAACCGATTACTTCTGGACGTACCGTTTTCTGTACATGCTTCTTCATTAATTTGACCGCTTCATAACCTGCTTCAATATCAACACCAGCTTGCTTATATGCATTAGACATTATGAATTCGCCCCTTGTACTGAATGATGACTGCCCATTCGTTCTTTTTCATGAGGAAGAGATGTATCAGTATAGATTTCCGTTGGATAATTTCCTGTAAAGCAAGCAAGACAATGACCACAATTCGCACCACTATCTTTCCTTCCTACTGCTTCAATCATCCCATCTACAGATAAATAAGAAAGAGAATCTGCCCCAATTAATTCACAAATCTCATCAATGCTTTTAGAAGAAGCAATTAACTCAGATGATGTTGATGTATCAATCCCGTAATAACATGGACTAATAATAGGTGGTGAACTAATTCGAACATGAACTTCCTTCGCACCTGCTTGACGAAGCATTTGTACAATTCGTCGACTTGTCGTTCCCCGAACAATTGAATCATCAACCATAACAACACGTTTACCTTCTACAATACCGCGTACTGGTGAGAGCTTCATTTTCACGCCTTGTTCACGTAACTCTTGTGACGGCTGAATAAATGTTCTACCAACGTAACGATTTTTGATTAGTCCAAGCTCATATGGAATTCCAGTCTCCTCTGCAAAGCCGATTGCAGCTGAAATACTTGAATCTGGCACTCCAGTTACGATATCTGCATCAATCGCAGTTTCTTTCGCTAGCTGTTTTCCTAACCGCTTACGAACACTATGAATATTTAATTGGTCAACATTACTATCTGGACGAGCAAAATAGATATACTCCATACTACAAATTGCTCTATCCATCGAAGAACTAAATCGTTCAGAACGCAGACCATTATCATCAATAATCAATAATTCTCCTGGCTCTACCTCACGCACGTATTCAGCTCCAACTACATCAAATGCACATGTTTCCGATGCAATTACCCATGCATCACCTATGCGACCAAGTGAAAGAGGTCGCATTCCAAGTGGATCAAGAGCTGCCATTAATTGGTTCTCTGTCATCATTAAAAAAGCATATGCCCCTTTTAACATAGAAAGCGAATTTTTCACACGAT is a window encoding:
- the purN gene encoding phosphoribosylglycinamide formyltransferase, which gives rise to MKRIAVFASGSGTNFQAIIDQQANFDAYEIVLLVCDKPEAKAIERAQKNNIPVFSFVPKDFESKQAFEKSILQELQRYGVDFIVLAGYMRLIGTTLLSSFEGRIINIHPSLLPAFPGKDAIGQAFEKKVRVSGVTIHYVDEGMDTGPIIAQAPVQIEEHDTYETLQQKIQRVEHELYPSTLVKLLCDEKITN
- the purM gene encoding phosphoribosylformylglycinamidine cyclo-ligase — protein: MSNAYKQAGVDIEAGYEAVKLMKKHVQKTVRPEVIGSLGGFGGMFDLSQLNMKEPVLVSGTDGVGTKLMLAFQMDKHDTIGIDAVAMCVNDIVVQGAEPLYFLDYLACGKAEPEKIEQIVKGVAEGCQQAGCALIGGETAEMPGMYDSDEYDIAGFSVGAVEKSKIVTGSQIKQGDVLIGLASSGIHSNGYSLVRQVLLEDGKLDLHAYHDQLGRTLGEELLEPTRIYVKSILEVMNSFTIKGMAHITGGGFIENIPRMLPQGCAAEIDYGSWHIPSIFSLIEETGNLSRRELFSVFNMGIGMVLAVDEADAIPVIRSLESTNEKASIIGRVTKGNGVLFGGGKLS
- the purF gene encoding amidophosphoribosyltransferase, yielding MLAEIKGLNEECGVFGVWGHEDAAQMTYYGLHSLQHRGQEGTGIVVSDGDKLKVTKGLGLVTEVYGATQMKELTGKAAIGHVRYSTSGGGGYENVQPLLFRSQSGSLALAHNGNLVNANALKHQLEGQGSIFQTTSDTEVLAHLMRRSGYFSLEDRVKNSLSMLKGAYAFLMMTENQLMAALDPLGMRPLSLGRIGDAWVIASETCAFDVVGAEYVREVEPGELLIIDDNGLRSERFSSSMDRAICSMEYIYFARPDSNVDQLNIHSVRKRLGKQLAKETAIDADIVTGVPDSSISAAIGFAEETGIPYELGLIKNRYVGRTFIQPSQELREQGVKMKLSPVRGIVEGKRVVMVDDSIVRGTTSRRIVQMLRQAGAKEVHVRISSPPIISPCYYGIDTSTSSELIASSKSIDEICELIGADSLSYLSVDGMIEAVGRKDSGANCGHCLACFTGNYPTEIYTDTSLPHEKERMGSHHSVQGANS